TCATCTAAGGGCGTATCTAAAAAAATCGTACAACCAGCCTCATTCATCAAGTCCATGTTGCCATTGAAGCATGGGGCACCTCCGCCAGTGGCGATCAAAGAAGGTTCGTTTAATTGGGTGATCATACCCAAAGCGTAAGTTTCGAACATGCGAAACTGGTCCTCGCCAGCATCGGCAAAAATTTCTGGGATGGTCATACCAGACATCTTTTCAATCTGTTCGTCCAGATCAAAAAACTGTCTCCCGAGCCTTTCAGCTAATTTCTTCCCAAAAGTACTCTTGCCCGAACCGGGCATGCCGACCAAGTATATTTTTTTAGGGTATGCCAATTACTTATTCACTAATTACTACTTCCTTGTACTGCATTTTGTGAAGCTGCGAATAATAACTGTCTTTCGCAAGTAATTCTTCATGAGTTCCGCTTTCTTTTATCTCCCCATTGTCCAAAACGATGATTTTATCAGCATGCTGAATCGTAGACAATCGGTGCGCAATCACAATCGATGTTCGGCCTTTCATCATCTTATCTATGGCATTTTGAATCAACTCCTCCGTCTCGGTATCTACGCTAGAAGTTGCCTCATCTAGCACGATGATTTTAGGATCATAGACCATAGCCCTTACAAAAGAGATCAGCTGCCTCTGCCCCACTGATAGTGTGGCACCTCTTTCCATCACATTGTACTCTAAACCACCCGGCAACCTGTCTATAAATTCTCTCGCTCCAACCAAATCAGCCGCATCAACGATTTTTTGTTCAGGAATATCCTCATTGCCCAAAGAAATATTCGCTTTGATCGTATCAGAAAACAGAAAAACATCCTGAAGTACCACTCCTATATTCCTCCTTAAGGATTGCAACTCATAGTCTTGGACATCCCTACCATCTATGGAGATACTACCTTTATTAATATCATAAAAGCGGCTCAGCAAATTGATAATTGAAGATTTCCCCGCTCCAGTAGCTCCTACCAGCGCGATGGTTTGACCTGGCTCTACATCGAAACTAATGTCTTTCAACACGTAGTTTTCATCGTTGTAAGCGAACCACACATGCTTGAATGAAACCGCCCCTTCAAATTTCTCTGGAACGAAAGTCCCCTCATTAGGAATGTGCTCCTCACTATCCAAAAGCTTCATGATACGATTGGAGCTTACGATCCCCATCTGAAGGGTATTGAACTTATCGGCAATCATGCGTATCGGACGGAAAAACATCATGATGTACATGATAAATGCAATCAACTCGCCAGGCTCAAATACTGTATCAATCATTCGTATTGCCCCATACCAAACCACCAATCCGATACCTATTGCCTGAATGACTTCCGCTACTGGAAAATAAATAGAATAGTACAACACAGAGCGAATGTTAGCCCTTCGGTGCTCTTTGTTAATGTCTTTGAATTTCCTGAGTTCCTCATCCTCACTATTAAAAATCTGAACGATATTCATTCCAGTAATGTGTTCCTGAACAAAGGAATTGAGATTGGCTACAGCTGATCTAACGTTGTTGAAAGAGACTTTAATTTTTTCCTTGAATATATAAGTGGCAAAAATCAAAATCGGCAAAGTCGATAAACTCACCAGTGTCAATTGCCAATTGGTATAAAACATAAAGATCAGTATGAATACCAGTTGCAGCAAATCACCAATCATCATGGCAATCCCCTGACTGAAAACATCTGCCAGTGTTTCTATATCTGAAACGTTTCTGGTAACAAGCCTACCAATTGGGGTGTTATCAAAAAACTTAAGCTTCAGTCGCTGAACATGTGCATAGAGTGTAGTTCGTATGTCTCGGATGATATGCTGCCCCAGCCAACTAGACAAATAAGTGTGAAAATATTGCACAATGGCCTGAGCGACCAACAAGGCGACCAATAACCATACCATCTGAACCAATCCCTGATAGTCTCCATTGGCCACATCTGAGTCAATGGTATACTGAATCAAATAAGGACGGATTGGGACTAAGACGGCAAGTGCTACCGTAAGAAATATCAGCAAATTGAACTGAAGCATATAGGGCTTTGCGAAGGTAAAAAGCCTCTTGAGCACCTTAAAATCTACAATGTTTCCACTTGCCTGTTCCTTCTTCAAAATCCTATGTTATGATTATAGATATACGTCTTTTGGATAAATGATGTCCTTGAGGTAAAGCCCGTGAGCCGGCACACTTCGCCCAGCTTTGGTTCGATCCCTGCCTTCCAATATTGCCTCAAAATTATCTAAATTAATCTTGCCTTCACCTAGCAACAGCATGGTTCCTACCATGGCTCGGATCATCCCTCTCAAAAATCTATTGGCACTAACGTGAAAATGCAATTCACCGTTGTACTCCTGCCACCTTGCGTCGAAAATTTCGCAATTAAAATGATTCACATCGGTATGCACCTTGCTCAAACTTTCAAAGTCCATCCATCTTTTGATGATCTCACAGCTCTCATTCATCATTTCCACATTTAATGGACGATGAAACAAATAGGATCGATTGACCAAAAAAGGATTTTTCTTTTGATGTATACGGTAGAGGTAAGAGCGCGATACCGCCGCAAAACGTGCATTGGCCTCCTCCTGTACTCTTGCTAATTCATTGGCCGAAATATCACTAGGAAGGATGCTATTTAATTTGTGACATAGGTCTCCTATTTTGGTTTCAGCCGACACATCAAAGTGAACTACCTGATTCAGTGCGTGTACACCTTTGTCTGTTCGACCACTACCGATCGTACTTACTTCCTGACGGAGAATAGTTGACAATGCCTCGTTCAGTACTTCTTGTACTGTCAAGGCATTGTTCTGAATTTGCCAACCATGATAGGCCGTGCCATCATAAGATATCTCCAGGAAGTAGCGCATTTAGATGACTCCCAACTCCTTTCCAATTTTAGTAAATGCAGCAATCGCTTTATCCAGATGTTCCTTTTCGTGAACCACAGAGAGTTGCACTCTGATTCTTGCCTGTCCTTTTGGCACTACCGGGAAGTAAAACCCAATGACATAGATCCCCTCTTCTAGCAGCTTAGCAGCAAAATTCTGCGCCAATACAGCATCATAGAGCATAATAGGCACTATCGCATGGTCTCCTGGCTTGATGTCAAATCCCGCCTCGGTCATCCCTTTGCGGAAATACTGTGTATTGAACTCTAACTTATCCCTTAGCTCAGTGGTTTCGCTCAACATATCGATGACTGCAATCGACGCACCCACTATGGATGGAGCCACCGTGTTCGAAAACAAATAAGGTCTGGATTTTTGTCTAAGAATCTCGATGATCTCTTTTGGTCCGGAAGTAAAACCTCCAGATGCCCCACCCAGGGCCTTACCCAAAGTTCCGGTTATGATATCGACTCGGCCCATCACATCTCGGTATTCATGAACACCGCGCCCGGTTTTTCCCATAAAACCCGTCGAATGACATTCATCCGTCATCACCACTGCATCGTACTTGTCAGCCAGATCACAAATCTTGTCTAATTGCGCGATGGTACCATCCATAGAAAACACACCATCCGTTACGATGATCTTACATTTGGCATCCTTAGCCTCGATCAGTTTGGCCTCCAAATCAGCCATATCATTGTGGGCATATCGGTATCGTTGAGCTTTACACAACCGTACACCATCGATGATCGATGCATGGTTAAGCGCATCCGAAATGATGGCATCCTCTGGCCCAAAAAGCGGCTCAAATACTCCACCATTCGCGTCGAAAGCAGCAGCATATAGAATGGTATCTTCTGTTCCTAAAAACTCCGAAATCTTACGCTCTAGTTCCTTGTGAATATCCTGAGTACCACAGATGAAACGTACCGAAGACATACCATAAC
This is a stretch of genomic DNA from Reichenbachiella ulvae. It encodes these proteins:
- the truA gene encoding tRNA pseudouridine(38-40) synthase TruA; amino-acid sequence: MRYFLEISYDGTAYHGWQIQNNALTVQEVLNEALSTILRQEVSTIGSGRTDKGVHALNQVVHFDVSAETKIGDLCHKLNSILPSDISANELARVQEEANARFAAVSRSYLYRIHQKKNPFLVNRSYLFHRPLNVEMMNESCEIIKRWMDFESLSKVHTDVNHFNCEIFDARWQEYNGELHFHVSANRFLRGMIRAMVGTMLLLGEGKINLDNFEAILEGRDRTKAGRSVPAHGLYLKDIIYPKDVYL
- a CDS encoding shikimate kinase gives rise to the protein MAYPKKIYLVGMPGSGKSTFGKKLAERLGRQFFDLDEQIEKMSGMTIPEIFADAGEDQFRMFETYALGMITQLNEPSLIATGGGAPCFNGNMDLMNEAGCTIFLDTPLDEIINRVSNDRATRPLVNDMGDVKAEMTALYNERLTFYQQAKFTSDSDIEEIMSYLDAL
- a CDS encoding ABC transporter ATP-binding protein, which codes for MKKEQASGNIVDFKVLKRLFTFAKPYMLQFNLLIFLTVALAVLVPIRPYLIQYTIDSDVANGDYQGLVQMVWLLVALLVAQAIVQYFHTYLSSWLGQHIIRDIRTTLYAHVQRLKLKFFDNTPIGRLVTRNVSDIETLADVFSQGIAMMIGDLLQLVFILIFMFYTNWQLTLVSLSTLPILIFATYIFKEKIKVSFNNVRSAVANLNSFVQEHITGMNIVQIFNSEDEELRKFKDINKEHRRANIRSVLYYSIYFPVAEVIQAIGIGLVVWYGAIRMIDTVFEPGELIAFIMYIMMFFRPIRMIADKFNTLQMGIVSSNRIMKLLDSEEHIPNEGTFVPEKFEGAVSFKHVWFAYNDENYVLKDISFDVEPGQTIALVGATGAGKSSIINLLSRFYDINKGSISIDGRDVQDYELQSLRRNIGVVLQDVFLFSDTIKANISLGNEDIPEQKIVDAADLVGAREFIDRLPGGLEYNVMERGATLSVGQRQLISFVRAMVYDPKIIVLDEATSSVDTETEELIQNAIDKMMKGRTSIVIAHRLSTIQHADKIIVLDNGEIKESGTHEELLAKDSYYSQLHKMQYKEVVISE
- the kbl gene encoding glycine C-acetyltransferase, translated to MYDSLQKKLKANLAEIEEAGLFKKERIITTPQGADIKTDESGEVINFCANNYLGLSSHPKVIEAAKAAIDSHGYGMSSVRFICGTQDIHKELERKISEFLGTEDTILYAAAFDANGGVFEPLFGPEDAIISDALNHASIIDGVRLCKAQRYRYAHNDMADLEAKLIEAKDAKCKIIVTDGVFSMDGTIAQLDKICDLADKYDAVVMTDECHSTGFMGKTGRGVHEYRDVMGRVDIITGTLGKALGGASGGFTSGPKEIIEILRQKSRPYLFSNTVAPSIVGASIAVIDMLSETTELRDKLEFNTQYFRKGMTEAGFDIKPGDHAIVPIMLYDAVLAQNFAAKLLEEGIYVIGFYFPVVPKGQARIRVQLSVVHEKEHLDKAIAAFTKIGKELGVI